One Glycine soja cultivar W05 chromosome 2, ASM419377v2, whole genome shotgun sequence genomic region harbors:
- the LOC114372991 gene encoding uncharacterized protein LOC114372991: MGRGDQFLLWEDPWVDKGIPLKDQFPELFRISSQRNLMVADVGFFFSENGWDWNLSWRRYLFDNEMEIASKFIDQMSATRLNINLKDTWVWRVEANGIFSTKSAYQVIKTKQSYEGRQLGFQQLWEIKIPPRALSFSWRLLWDRLPTKDNLTKRQIQIDNDLSPFCHSQPKSASHLFFTCAKVLPLWWEFFSWVKEDRVIHCRPMDNFLQHYSSAGSKASNKRWKMWWLALTNSIWKLRNEMIFHNQSFDITKMADSTLFLLWTWLRGWERDFKVFKYCMYEIIAKLLANRLRLVLSGLIDERQSTFIKNRHILHGILILNEVVDESI; this comes from the exons ATGGGTAGGGGTGATCAGTTTCTCCTTTGGGAAGATCCTTGGGTTGATAAGGGGATTCCCCTCAAAGACCAATTCCCAGAATTATTCAGAATTTCTTCCCAAAGAAATCTCATGGTGGCAGatgtgggattttttttttctgaaaatggGTGGGATTGGAATCTTTCTTGGAGAAGATATCTATTTGATAATGAGATGGAGATAGCTtccaaatttattgatcaaATGTCAGCAACTAGGCTAAATATCAACCTGAAGGACACCTGGGTTTGGAGAGTTGAAGCTAATGGGATTTTTTCTACTAAATCTGCTTACCAAGTCATTAAAACTAAGCAGTCTTATGAAGGCCGGCAACTGGGATTCCAACAACTTTGGGAGATTAAAATCCCTCCTAGAGCCTTATCTTTTTCCTGGAGATTGTTATGGGATAGACTTCCTACTAAGGATAACTTAACTAAGAGACAAATCCAAATTGACAATGACCTTTCCCCATTCTGCCATAGCCAACCTAAATCTGCCTCTCATTTGTTCTTCACTTGTGCTAAAGTTCTGCCTCTGTGGTGGGAATTCTTTTCCTGGGTGAAGGAAGACAGGGTCATCCACTGCAGGCCAATGGACAATTTCCTTCAGCATTATTCTTCAGCAGGATCAAAGGCTTCTAACAAAAGATGGAAAATGTGGTGGCTAGCACTTACAAACTCAATCTGGAAGCTCAGAAATGAAATGATATTTCATAATCAATCCTTTGATATCACTAAGATGGCAGATAgtactcttttccttttgtgGACTTGGTTAAGGGGGTGGGAAAGGGACTTCAAG GTATTCAAATACTGCATGTATGAAATAATAGCTAAACTCTTGGCAAACAGGTTGAGGTTAGTGCTGTCCGGGTTAATTGATGAAAGGCAGTCAACTTTCATAAAGAATAGGCATATTCTTCATGGAATTCTGATTCTCAATGAAGTGGTGGATGAATCTATTTAG